A DNA window from Aspergillus nidulans FGSC A4 chromosome I contains the following coding sequences:
- a CDS encoding aldo/keto reductase (transcript_id=CADANIAT00007147): MNDFITPAPEPRTELGRYRVLSSTAGIRVSPLQLGAMSIGEAWSDLMGSMNKESSFKLLDAFVEAGGNFIDTSNNYQSEQSEFWLGEWMTSRNNRDRMVIATKFSTDYKSYEQGKGNAPKCCGNHKRSLHMSVRDSLKKLQTDWIDILYVHWWDYTTSIEELMDSLQIMVEQGKVLYLGISDAPAWVVSAANTYARAHGKTPFSVYQGRWNVMLRGFERDIIPMALHFGMALAPWDVLGGGRFQSTKALEERRKAGEGVRSLLGPSEQTPDEAKMSEALGKVAAEHGIESVTAVALAYVLQKVPNVFPIVGGRKVEHLSDNIQALKIKLTPEQVAYLESVRPLDLGFPHDMIGTDPKVSGVPSPWINFGSKLALQPALKGIPPS, translated from the coding sequence ATGAATGACTTCATAACTCCGGCGCCCGAGCCTCGCACCGAACTCGGTCGCTACCGCGTGCTCTCGTCAACTGCAGGAATCCGCGTATCGCCTCTCCAACTTGGAGCCATGTCCATTGGCGAGGCCTGGTCAGATCTCATGGGCTCAATGAACAAAGAGTCTTCCTTCAAGCTGTTGGATGCCTTCGTCGAAGCAGGCGGCAACTTTATTGATACGTCCAACAACTATCAAAGCGAACAGTCCGAGTTCTGGCTGGGTGAATGGATGACGTCCCGGAACAACCGTGACAGAATGGTCATAGCCACTAAGTTCTCAACTGACTACAAATCCTACGAGCAGGGCAAAGGCAATGCCCCTAAATGCTGCGGAAACCACAAGCGCTCTCTCCACATGAGCGTGCGTGACTCGCTGAAGAAACTCCAGACCGACTGGATTGATATCCTCTATGTCCACTGGTGGGACTACACCACCTCTATCGAAGAACTTATGGACAGTCTCCAGATCATGGTCGAGCAGGGCAAGGTGCTGTACCTGGGCATCTCGGACGCTCCGGCGTGGGTGGTCAGCGCGGCAAATACCTACGCCCGCGCCCACGGCAAGACCCCCTTCAGCGTCTACCAGGGTCGTTGGAATGTGATGCTGCGCGGCTTTGAGCGGGACATTATTCCCATGGCCCTTCATTTCGGTATGGCTCTGGCACCTTGGGATGTGCTAGGTGGTGGGAGATTCCAGAGCACTAAGGCTCTGGAGGAACGACGCAAGGCTGGCGAGGGAGTGCGCAGCTTATTGGGACCCAGCGAACAAACACCAGATGAGGCCAAGATGAGTGAAGCCCTAGGTAAGGTGGCTGCCGAGCACGGAATTGAGTCGGTGACGGCCGTCGCCTTGGCCTATGTCTTGCAGAAGGTTCCCAACGTGTTCCCCATCGTGGGAGGGCGCAAGGTCGAACATCTCTCCGATAACATCCAGGCACTCAAGATCAAGTTGACGCCGGAACAAGTGGCGTACCTGGAAAGCGTTCGCCCGTTGGACCTTGGGTTCCCGCACGATATGATAGGAACTGATCCTAAGGTTAGCGGGGTCCCAAGCCCTTGGATAAACTTCGGTTCCaagctggctctgcagccGGCACTTAAGGGGATTCCACCTTCTTGA
- a CDS encoding putative PHD finger and SET domain protein (transcript_id=CADANIAT00007143): MTETSPVVITHPTTEPFPVTAPLDSPIVNGAVSDSVPAEEEEPYTIKCICAFEDDDGNTVFCEGCETWQHIECYYHGRDVPEVHNCVDCEPRHLDSRRATERQRRLREQSDGGDRKAKRSGTKSHKKKAKDHADHVNGFHQRSESSSREQLPLKKAKTGHRASGSVNSLPGNSALTSDSRKRTAASLSPIKSFGPSIPLYSNEFLHLYDQDHGHADMDGNLFVNLTLAADLASWVKDHVSLAQVANGRSADEIFTRSGATLDRSHWPSLSLNSVTDPSTEFGGKHPTWKVLKTQDAVGKDEIVGEITGKIGLLRDYCLDPGNRWQELRHPEPFVFFHPQLPIYIDSRQEGSILRYARRSCRPNVTMKTYITNDVEYHFCFVAKEDIAPDSEITATWYLDPQLFGSTNGIVKQEPGDSVQEVAAVCISNVLANFGGCACVEPHSCLLSSLDCRRHPKLADGSVKQAHAKRRKTKSKPNVSPHGNNSRAGSEAVFTLDDDDHADSRSASSSNRGQTRSRDLTPTLQTPTDAFGFGDSELSARERRKIAAAEKKFQQLEQDQQTTHKRRKRVSGQSAHATGPGTSDRRSFSPPLSGGGHRSPRKPSALSTPARRYPYVDSAVQADIEVANGVMPSPPSSKRPNFVPLTQRLLKRCYIDRIRMEHTSRQQPDSPQSNKTTFEVSSHLVPTPTATTPSVSGEKEDVEMQDLESPTEASSARPQTRNPSMDMSPSHGRGSDGALPLPPPWPSSAAHIARIPARKVTSTRVDLHMPPTTATGLPSTASPNSISSAASSPSTLDPSSQHPGTALPGAGLAAPSPVKKKLSLGDYLSRRGSLKTPTSEKTQAQAAMPPPTPPAQLSDRRDVSAMTGNIHPDSSPSLSSPTTADVTMKHVSSSSQPAHSPSIS; the protein is encoded by the coding sequence ATGACAGAGACCTCCCCAGTCGTCATCACGCATCCAACCACGGAGCCTTTCCCGGTCACCGCCCCTCTGGACTCACCCATCGTCAACGGCGCCGTGTCAGATTCGGTcccggctgaagaggaggagccgTATACCATCAAATGCATTTGTGCGttcgaagatgatgatgggaatACAGTCTTCTGTGAGGGTTGCGAAACGTGGCAGCATATTGAATGCTATTACCATGGTCGGGATGTCCCAGAAGTCCACAACTGTGTCGATTGTGAGCCCCGTCATCTTGACAGTCGGCGCGCCACAGAGCGACAGAGGCGCCTCAGGGAGCAAAGCGATGGCGGTGACCGGAAAGCTAAACGCTCAGGAACGAAGAGTCACaaaaagaaggcgaaggatcATGCGGATCACGTAAATGGTTTCCATCAGCGGTCAGAGTCGAGCAGTCGCGAACAGCTTCCGTTGAAGAAGGCAAAAACTGGTCATCGCGCGTCAGGCTCGGTCAACTCTTTGCCCGGGAACTCGGCGCTTACTTCTGACAGTCGCAAGCGCACCGCGGCCTCTTTGAGCCCAATCAAGTCGTTCGGCCCCTCGATTCCTCTCTACTCTAATGAGTTTCTCCACCTGTACGACCAGGATCATGGGCATGCTGATATGGACGGTAATCTTTTTGTCAATCTAACACTTGCCGCTGATTTGGCCTCGTGGGTGAAAGATCATGTCTCACTCGCTCAGGTAGCCAACGGCCGCTCTGCGGACGAGATATTCACCAGGTCTGGCGCAACTTTGGATCGGTCTCATTGGCCTTCCCTGTCTCTCAATTCAGTAACAGATCCCAGTACTGAATTTGGCGGCAAGCATCCGACTTGGAAAGTTCTCAAGACCCAAGATGCCGTTGGTAAAGACGAGATTGTTGGCGAAATCACAGGCAAGATTGGTCTGCTACGAGACTATTGCCTCGATCCCGGTAATCGTTGGCAAGAGTTGCGACACCCCGAGCCGTTTGTCTTTTtccatccccagcttccGATTTACATCGACAGTCGACAAGAAGGCAGTATCCTGCGTTACGCCAGGCGGTCATGTCGTCCTAATGTGACTATGAAGACCTACATTACGAATGATGTGGAATATCACTTTTGCTTTGTTGCCAAAGAGGATATCGCACCGGATTCAGAGATTACAGCGACATGGTATCTAGATCCCCAGTTGTTTGGGTCTACCAATGGGATAGTCAAGCAAGAGCCCGGGGACAGTGTGCAGGAAGTGGCTGCTGTTTGTATCAGCAATGTACTGGCCAATTTTGGTGGCTGCGCGTGCGTTGAGCCACACAGCTGCCTGCTTTCCAGTCTTGATTGCCGGCGGCATCCCAAACTTGCGGATGGAAGCGTAAAACAAGCACATGCTAAACGGAggaaaacaaaaagcaaACCCAATGTATCACCGCATGGTAATAATAGCCGTGCTGGGAGTGAAGCTGTCTTTACtctggacgacgatgatcATGCAGACAGTCGTTCTGCATCGAGTTCCAACCGTGGGCAGACCCGCAGTCGTGATTTGACGCCAACCTTACAGACTCCCACAGATGCCTTTGGCTTTGGGGATTCTGAGCTGTCCGCTCGCGAAAGGCGTAAGATTGCCGcagcagaaaagaaattcCAGCAGTTAGAACAGGATCAACAGACAACCCACAAACGGAGAAAGCGTGTTAGTGGGCAGTCCGCTCATGCAACTGGGCCAGGCACTTCCGACCGTCGGTCATTCTCACCCCCATTGTCTGGAGGTGGTCACCGATCACCACGCAAACCCTCTGCTCTTAGCACGCCTGCCAGACGGTATCCATACGTCGACTCTGCCGTCCAGGCAGACATCGAGGTTGCGAACGGTGTAATGccatcccctccttcctctaAGCGGCCCAACTTCGTCCCTCTTACCCAACGTCTCCTCAAGCGATGTTACATTGATCGGATCCGGATGGAACATACCAGTCGTCAACAACCTGATTCACCCCAATCAAATAAAACTACCTTTGAAGTATCATCCCATCTTGTTCCTACGCCGACAGCCACCACCCCAAGTGTGTCAGGTGAGAAAGAAGATGTGGAAATGCAAGACCTAGAGTCACCAACCGAAGCATCTTCGGCACGGCCGCAGACGCGCAATCCCTCTATGGACATGTCGCCGTCCCATGGGCGGGGTTCAGATGGAGCACTCCCGCTGCCACCACCATGGCCGTCTAGCGCAGCTCATATCGCTCGAATCCCAGCGCGCAAGGTCACCAGCACTCGTGTAGATTTACACATGCCTCCGACTACTGCCACTGGCCTCCCATCGACGGCGAGCCCGAATTCAATATCGTCGGCTGCATCATCCCCGTCTACTTTGGATCCGTCCTCGCAACACCCCGGAACTGCTCTTCCTGGAGCGGGACTGGCTGCTCCTAGTCCTGTGAAGAAAAAGCTGAGTCTAGGTGACTATCTAAGTCGAAGGGGGTCGTTAAAGACTCCAACATCGGAGAAGACGCAGGCGCAGGCTGCAATGCCACCCCCCACCCCTCCTGCTCAGCTCTCGGACAGACGGGATGTTTCAGCTATGACAGGTAACATACATCCGGACAGCAGCCCTTCATTGTCGAGTCCAACAACGGCGGATGTCACAATGAAACATGTCTCGAGCTCATCACAACCCGCGCATTCTCCATCAATTTCCTGA
- a CDS encoding putative proline permease (transcript_id=CADANIAT00007144) has protein sequence MTVGPTLGTGLFVGTGQALAAGGPASLIITYVFISAMTYCVTTAVAEISTHSITRNGAMLAHNYHYTSNHVGFAIAYLRWIGLSLLVPFEVTAGMVHLGLWEPSASLALRMGGMMSVIFFFNMLPEKFFRRSQTFFTGIKFLATIGLATISFYLAIRASQPGAVVGGFEYWANPGPFAEFLLLGDLGRFLGFLFCILCSTISFVFLPELTVQVAEDHDSEPGNSIFRRTRNSNLIMFILYMLSTLTTTLMAPYDDLRLNNSFIGAGLSPYMVGLVDSKIRLVPAVGGGLIFLSSVASGRSFLNLASRMLSTMAETGHAPALFMIRNRWNVPYMSVAISAGFTWLCFLCMVISSSEVYNYLMFFITTIGYVSWVCSLVAYLRFRRVVKKSEIMPLHRSFIQPFGTYFALGGTVLLIMLNLSQIMVAPRHGLNPLNGIPAHIALNMFGLLYGGHRLVVAVRKKATRLEPHVVEYRGDEDEDQPQDQVIEMEETQGRRPEDELSTTPTHAVNSRG, from the coding sequence ATGACGGTGGGCCCAACTTTGGGAACCGGCCTCTTCGTCGGAACCGGCCAGGCGCTCGCGGCCGGCGGCCCTGCCTCGCTCATTATCACCTATGTATTCATATCCGCAATGACATACTGTGTGACGACTGCCGTTGCTGAAATTTCAACTCACTCAATTACTCGGAATGGCGCGATGCTCGCTCATAATTACCATTATACCTCGAATCATGTGGGGTTCGCGATAGCCTATCTTAGATGGATTGGTCTCAGCTTGCTTGTTCCTTTTGAAGTCACCGCTGGGATGGTCCACCTTGGGCTATGGGAACCGAGCGCGAGCCTCGCATTGCGCATGGGCGGTATGATGTCcgtcatattcttcttcaataTGCTGCCCGAAAAGTTCTTCAGAAGGTCGCAAACGTTCTTTACGGGGATAAAATTCCTGGCCACAATCGGGCTTgccaccatctccttctACCTCGCTATCCGCGCCAGCCAACCCGGTGCCGTTGTGGGAGGGTTTGAGTATTGGGCTAACCCCGGTCCCTTTGCTGAGTTCCTACTTCTCGGTGATCTGGGGCGCTTTCTTGGCTTTCTGTTCTGCATCCTTTGCAGTACGATATCTTTCGTCTTTTTGCCGGAGTTAACCGTGCAGGTCGCCGAAGACCATGACTCGGAGCCAGGAAATAGCATTTTCAGGCGCACCAGGAACAGCAATCTCATCATGTTCATACTTTACATGTTGAGCACGTTAACTACCACTCTGATGGCCCCATATGACGATCTGAGACTTAACAATTCCTTCATTGGTGCCGGACTCTCGCCTTACATGGTTGGTCTCGTTGACTCCAAAATTCGTTTAGTACCGGCCGTGGGAGGTGGGCTGATTTTTCTTTCGTCTGTGGCCTCTGGACGCTCTTTTCTCAATCTGGCTTCCCGCATGTTGTCTACGATGGCGGAGACGGGTCACGCTCCAGCATTGTTCATGATTCGCAATCGATGGAATGTTCCTTATATGTCCGTCGCCATCTCAGCAGGATTCACCTGGCTATGCTTCCTGTGCATGGTAATTTCGAGCTCTGAGGTGTACAACTATCTGATGTTTTTCATAACCACCATCGGTTATGTTTCCTGGGTCTGTTCGCTTGTAGCGTACCTGCGTTTCCGAAGAGTGGTCAAGAAATCAGAAATCATGCCTCTGCATCGATCTTTTATCCAGCCCTTTGGGACATATTTCGCACTGGGTGGCACTGTCTTGTTGATTATGCTCAATCTCTCGCAAATCATGGTTGCACCTCGCCATGGGCTGAATCCCCTTAACGGAATCCCCGCCCATATTGCGCTTAACATGTTTGGTCTTTTGTACGGCGGACACCGACTCGTTGTTGCTGTCCGGAAGAAGGCTACCCGATTGGAACCACACGTGGTCGAATACCgtggtgacgaggacgaagatcaGCCCCAAGACCAAGTCATTGAAATGGAAGAAACGCAAGGGCGAAGACCGGAGGACGAATTATCGACTACGCCAACGCATGCTGTCAATTCTCGAGGATAG
- a CDS encoding UDP-N-acetylglucosamine--dolichyl-phosphate N-acetylglucosaminephosphotransferase (transcript_id=CADANIAT00007146) — MAVAASNSLSRQETWSLLFLAGACLGVLVNTFEGEGAPLVSSIAFSGISFAVTFTMIRWLGPVFIRAGLSGKDMAKPNRPVIPETMGAVCAVVYLLVLIFFIPFAFYKDIVAATSGGGNRDVVLEVHHVETGRSLHRFPHEKLASYLSGLLSLQCIVILGIGDDLLDIRWRHKVLIPAFGAIPMLMVYFVDFGVTHVVVPVPLRPYLGAFLDLGLLYYVYMAAVAIFCPNSINMLAGINGVEVAQSLVIAVLLMINDALYLITPSRHPATDSHLFSLYFLLPFVGVSLALLCHNWYPSKIFNFVYSVPQLFHIIPCPRHRLPKFNAKTGLVDASVTEWNVPPSPLLAMALELLHSLRLARVRKNEQGQIVESSNLTILNLWLVWMGPMREDRLALSMVAVQAENPSYL; from the exons atggctgttgctgcatcAAATTCCCTCTCCCGTCAAGAGACCTGGAGTCTCTTGTTCCTCGCAGGCGCCTGTCTCGGCGTGCTGGTCAATACGTTTGAGGGAGAGGGTGCCCCCTTGGTGTCATCCATTGCATTCAGTGGAATCTCATTCGCTGTGACCTTCACAATGATAAGATGGCTTGGCCCTGTCTTTATTCGAGCCGGCTTGAGCGGGAAAGACATGGCCAAACCAAACCGTCCAGTTAT ACCGGAAACTATGGGCGCCGTCTGTGCGGTAGTGTATCTCCTGGtactcatcttcttcattcctTTTGCTTTCTACAAGGACATCGTGGCAGCCACTTCGGGCGGCGGCAACCGCGATGTCGTCCTTGAAGTTCACCATGTGGAAACGGGCCGTAGTCTGCACAGATTTCCTCATGAGAAG CTTGCATCGTACCTTTCCGGTCTCTTGTCACTCCAATGCATTGTCATTCTTGGGATCGGCGATGATCTTCTTGACATCCGGTGGAGACACAAAGTACTAATCCCAGCTTTCGGTGCCATCCCAATGCTTATGGTCTACTTTGTGGACTTTGGTGTTACGCATGTCGTTGTCCCAGTGCCGTTGCGGCCGTACCTCGGCGccttccttgaccttggcctcttGTACTACGTCTACATGGCCGCAGTTGCTATCTTCTGCCCAAACTCGATCAACATGCTAGCGGGAATCAACGGGGTCGAGGTTGCTCAATCGCTTGTGATTGCTGTCTTACTTATGATCAACGATGCGCTGTATCTGATTACACCGTCCCGGCACCCTGCAACGGATTCCcaccttttctctctctATTTTCTACTACCGTTCGTGGGAGTCTCGTTAGCACTACTGTGCCACAACTGGTATCCGTCCAAA ATATTCAATTTTGTTTACTCAGTGCCGCAGCTTTTTCACATCATCCCCTGCCCTAGGCACAGGCTCCCCAAGTTCAACGCAAAGACTGGATTGGTGGACGCTTCGGTGACTGAATGGAATGTTCCTCCTTCGCCCTTGCTCGCCATGGCTCTAGAGCTACTGCACAGCCTCCGCCTGGCGAGGGTCCGAAAAAATGAACAAGGCCAGATTGTCGAATCAAGCAATCTGACCATTCTCAACTTGTGGCTGGTATGGATGGGCCCCATGAGGGAAGATCGGCTGGCGTTGAGCATGGTAGCTGTTCAAGCT GAGAACCCTAGCTACCTCTAA
- a CDS encoding origin recognition complex subunit 4 (transcript_id=CADANIAT00007142) encodes MKETRTAKRRRVSDSTGMDRDGDTTMQDVATPLQTQETPNAAGTDTANSSNGDANTDTRTDATPSRAGLRSSGRQRKAPQRYEDEVIHTRSVRKSRSTPGKEKDAVTSTSSSTAVTTEKLPRSGSKNARQQPRRSLQRSTSEAETDNKDEEEDEEDEEDEEDEEEDEDEDEDVDDESVSPEPKTRRPTRTCSKRTSVRFTETRANEPKDGDKNGDADGESPDDFPDALDDLVNMQLQNGIAQGQLSGQDEAMGEEPLPAYAEHFQQLVRNGYTKEMQLLTKTVVEKLNGKRLVPLKGLDTEYLKVHQLIEQTVTFGEGNSMLLLGSRGAGKTAIIESIVSSLKQEHKNDFHVVRLNGFLHTDDRLALREIWRQLGRETNTEEEAGKVTSYADTMATLLALLSHPEELQASADNQNGTTTAKSIVIVLDEFDLFVTHPRQTLLYNLFDIAQARKAPLAVLGVTTKVDVTEMLEKRVKSRFSHRSVYVPLPRTFEVFSDACLGGLDLEESEFASADDLWDAKSDSWMMALDGWRAYLQGLWADPAFQTHLRRIYHTTKSVGEFFMSALIPLTELHHSLATSPIIPTPSTFSTHALSCPDPAPLPFLPSLSTSPSSAPSSLPLSLLLAATRLTALYDPGSAETAAQDLAPLALSFPAAYAEYVRLLTSAKTSASVSGASVTPGRVWGRDVAREAWERLVAWGLVSPVGGGSGTADGRMFRVEISFEEVVGLVGKGGSLGRWWRDA; translated from the exons ATGAAGGAAACACGTACCGCCAAAAGAAGACGAGTCTCCGACTCCACGGGCATGGATAGAGATGGCGACACCACGATGCAAGACGTCGCGACACCGCTTCAGACCCAAGAGACCCCGAACGCCGCAGGAACGGATACTGCTAATAGCAGCAACGGAGACGCAAACACAGACACACGAACAGACGCTACCCCTTCTCGGGCGGGATTACGGTCAAGCGGGCGTCAAAGAAAAGCACCACAGCGgtatgaggatgaggttatACACACGAGATCGGTGAGGAAATCGAGGTCGACGCcggggaaggagaaggatgcGGTGACGTCTACATCTTCGTCTACGGCAGTGACTACAGAGAAATTGCCCCGGTCTGGATCTAAAAATGCACGGCAACAGCCGCGCCGGTCGCTACAGCGGAGTACATCGGAGGCGGAAACCGATAataaggatgaggaggaggatgaggaggatgaggaggatgaggaggatgaagaggaggacgaggacgaggacgaggatgttgatgatgaatctgTGTCGCCTGAGCCGAAGACTAGACGGCCTACACGGACGTGTTCGAAGAGGACTTCTGTGAGGTTTACTGAGACAAGGGCAAATGAACCCAAAGATGGTGACAAGAATGGGGACGCAGACGGGGAATCTCCGGATGATTTTCCAGATGCATTGGATGATCTTGTTAacatgcagctgcagaacgGTATCGCTCAGGGCCAATTGAGTGGGCAGGATGAGGCTATGGGAGAGGAGCCTTTGCCTGCGTACGCGGAACATTTCCAGCAGCTTGTCCGCAACGGATACACGAAGGAGATGCAGTTGTTGACCAAGACAGTagttgagaagctgaacggGAAGAGGCTTGTCCCGTTGAAGGGCCTCGATACCGAGTACCTAAAGGTGCATCAACTTATCGAGCAGACTGTTACATTTGGAGAAGGTAACTCGATGCTTCTCCTTGGGTCGCGTGGGGCGGGTAAGACGGCCATCATAGAGAGTATTGTCTCCTCTCTGAAGCAAGAGCACAAGAACGACTTCCATGTCGTCCGGCTCAACGGCTTTTTACATACAGATGATCGACTGGCGCTGCGTGAGATATGGCGGCAGCTTGGTCGGGAAACGAATacggaagaggaagcaggaAAGGTGACCAGTTATGCGGATACCATGGCCACattgcttgctcttctctcgCACCCTGAAGAATTGCAGGCCTCTGCAGACAACCAGAACGGCACAACGACAGCCAAGTCGATCGTGATTGTCCTAGATGAGTTTGACCTGTTTGTCACACATCCCCGCCAAACCCTCCTTTACAACCTGTTTGATATCGCGCAAGCGCGTAAGGCCCCCTTAGCGGTCCTCGGGGTGACCACCAAAGTCGACGTTACCGAGATGCTCGAGAAACGAGTTAAAAGCCGATTTAGTCACAGATCTGTCTACGTGCCGCTGCCGAGGACATTTGAGGTATTTTCTGATGCCTGCTTAGGCGGTTTAGATCTCGAAGAATCTGAATTCGCCAGCGCCGATGATCTATGGGACGCCAAGTCCGACAGCTGGATGATGGCCCTGGATGGGTGGAGAGCGTATCTACAG GGACTGTGGGCCGATCCGGCCTTCCAAACACATCTGCGCAGAATATACCACACAACCAAATCCGTCGGGGAATTCTTCATGAGCGCGCTGATTCCCCTCACGGAACTTCATCACAGCCTGGCCACTTCACCAATCATCCCCACTCCGAGCACCTTTTCAACACACGCTCTCTCCTGCCCCGATCCCGCCCCTCTCCCCTTCCTGCCCTCTCTCTCCACATCACCCTCCTCAGCCCCATCCtcccttcccctctctcttctcctcgccgCAACCCGTCTGACAGCCCTATACGATCCAGGCTCTGCTGAAACCGCAGCGCAAGATCTCGCCCCActcgccctctccttccccgcCGCCTATGCAGAATACGTCCGACTTCTGACCTCTGCGAAGACCTCTGCCTCTGTTTCCGGGGCGTCCGTGACGCCGGGGCGTGTCTGGGGGAGGGATGTGGCACGCGAGGCATGGGAGCGCCTTGTTGCTTGGGGGCTTGTTAGTCCCGTTGGTGGTGGGAGTGGCACGGCTGATGGGCGGATGTTCCGCGTTGAGATCAGCtttgaggaggtggtggggCTGGTTGGTAAAGGAGGGTCCCTTGGACGGTGGTGGCGCGATGCTTAG
- a CDS encoding protein seh1 (transcript_id=CADANIAT00007145; WD40 protein related to S. cerevisiae SEH1 (Eurofung)) — MSAGFSDFDAGHRDLVTVTKFNYYGNRIVTASSDHRMKVWDQKDGEWQLTDTWRAHDAEIRDATWNGPFTGQHIGSVGEDMKLKIWQEDVTQPPNSGRRFRSIFRLMAPQRHPYVSLDFRNIDLESWLAVITRDGFLRVMEPVSPDSLADWQTVDEFRVCAAPQRGEETSFKVQFHHDPIDITHSILPSWDRKSLSLVVAAMDSVKIFRTDANRRFYHAVELKGHGGLVRDISWANGSVRGYDLIASGCKDGFVRIFEVYTSLSSNNARDTDRNHPQSSAQSQSSRTTAQSGIGSALANRAPLSMASRPATGDSPFKHSYKEVACIDSKHLDVWQVGFSYAG; from the exons ATGTCTGCCGGTTTTTCTGACTTTGACGCTGGTCATAGGGATCTAGTGACTGTGACGAAGTTCAACTACTATGGCAACCGCATAGTTACCGCTTCGTCGGACCATCGCATGAAGGTCTGGGACCAGAAAGATGGCGAATGGCAGTTAACTGACACTTGGCGCGCCCATGATGCAGAGATACGTGAT GCAACCTGGAATGGGCCTTTCACTGGCCAGCATATTGGGAGTGTGGGGGAGGACATGAAGCTGAAAATATGGCAGGAAGATGTCACTCAGCCGCCGAACTCTGGCCGCCGTTTCAGATCAATCTTCCGCTTGATGGCGCCACAACGGCATCCATATGTCTCGCTTGATTTCCGCAACATTGACCTTGAATCATGGCTGGCCGTCATAACGCGCGACGGCTTCCTGAGAGTCATGGAACCTGTCAGCCCAGACTCACTCGCTGACTGGCAGACTGTCGACGAATTCAGGGTCTGCGCCGCGCCCCAGCGCGGGGAAGAGACGAGCTTCAAAGTGCAGTTTCATCACGACCCTATAGATATCACCCACTCCATTTTACCCTCCTGGGACCGGAAAAGCCTGTCTCTTGTAGTTGCGGCTATGGACAGTGTGAAGATCTTCCGGACTGATGCCAACCGTCGCTTCTACCACGCTGTAGAATTAAAAGGGCATGGAGGGTTGGTTAGGGATATATCCTGGGCAAATGGCTCAGTTCGCGGCTATGATCTCATCGCCAGCGGATGCAAGGACGGCTTTGTTCGAATTTTCGAGGTGTATACCTCCCTATCGTCCAACAATGCGCGAGATACCGATCGCAACCACCCCCAATCGTCCGCACAATCTCAGTCGTCCCGCACCACAGCGCAGTCAGGGATAGGCTCAGCTCTGGCCAATCGTGCGCCTCTGTCCATGGCCAGCCGGCCCGCAACGGGTGATTCGCCGTTCAAGCATTCTTACAAGGAAGTAGCTTGCATCGATAGCAAGCATCTCGATGTATGGCAGGTCGGGTTCTCCTACGCCGGTTAG